Proteins encoded by one window of Lathyrus oleraceus cultivar Zhongwan6 chromosome 1, CAAS_Psat_ZW6_1.0, whole genome shotgun sequence:
- the LOC127115304 gene encoding uncharacterized protein LOC127115304 — translation MEMLNALQVSIPFCDALEQMSIYAKFMKELFNGKHKFRDDINVALVEECSAIIQRKPPLKLTDPGRFTIPISIGPLKIGKALWDLGASRNLMLLSMMRKLNYGELKPTKMTLTLTDRSVTYPYGVL, via the coding sequence ATGGAGATGCTTAATGCGTTACAAGTGAGCATTCCTTTTTGTGATGCTTTGGAACAAATGTCGATTTATGCTAAATTCATGAAGGAATTGTTCAATGGTAAGCACAAGTTTAGGGATGACATAAATGTTGCTTTAGTAGAGGAATGTAGTGCAATTATTCAACGTAAACCACCACTTAAGCTAACGGATCCAGGAAGATTTACTATTCCGATCTCTATAGGTCCACTAAAAATTGGCAAGGCATTATGGGATCTAGGAGCAAGCAGAAACTTGATGTTGTTATCTATGATGAGGAAACTAAATTATGGAGAATTGAAACCTACAAAAATGACTTTGACTTTAACCGACCGATCTGTCACTTATCCCTATGGGGTTCTATAA
- the LOC127115916 gene encoding chaperone protein dnaJ 20, chloroplastic: MNVLLSLNSNSSLINISKPYKHHHSLPLSNNHQRQPRTKQFSVSCRATKSDGNLYKILCLSSNTATTDDIKRAYRTMALQYHPDVCRDGLKKEESTRMFVKLNEAYKILSNPKLKEEYDSELLGLADLRRSKWMEQVVELNRRSHTRKSGASWGSRMRAKNNINKDDHN, from the coding sequence ATGAATGTTTTATTATCCTTAAACTCAAACTCAAGCCTAATCAACATTTCAAAACCATACAAACATCATCATAGTCTTCCACTTTCAAATAATCATCAAAGACAACCTCGTACAAAACAGTTTTCTGTTTCATGCAGAGCCACAAAAAGTGATGGAAACTTGTACAAGATACTATGTTTGAGTTCCAATACAGCAACAACAGATGATATAAAAAGAGCATATAGAACAATGGCTCTTCAGTATCATCCTGATGTTTGTCGTGATGGTTTGAAGAAAGAGGAATCAACGAGAATGTTTGTAAAACTGAATGAAGCCTATAAGATATTGTCAAATCCAAAGCTTAAAGAAGAGTATGATTCAGAGTTATTGGGTTTGGCTGATTTGAGAAGAAGTAAGTGGATGGAACAAGTTGTTGAATTGAATAGAAGATCTCATACACGTAAGAGTGGTGCATCATGGGGTAGTAGAATGAGAGCCAAGAACAATATCAACAAAGATGATCATAACTAG